The following coding sequences lie in one Zingiber officinale cultivar Zhangliang chromosome 2B, Zo_v1.1, whole genome shotgun sequence genomic window:
- the LOC122048794 gene encoding protein FAR1-RELATED SEQUENCE 5-like: MRVLTYTIPQVGEERKPQIGMEFPSLEEAFAFYNQYARESGFSARLGNTAQVDSVKERARGEVRTGCRAKLSLVKEQTEANWIVTKFLESHNHPLSTPSKVHLLHSHRHVSEAKKVLTQQFAEANIPTCQQVRLLEIDSGGPEFLGCTEWDIRNFERELRDEQKGIDAETLIEFFATEKEKNPGFFYAYEIDSTGRFTRCFWADHVSRRAYSVFGVNHHHQSIVFGCAFLSDEKTESFVWLPTKFIEAMPKGPPTVIITDQDPALMKAIGQVLPQTVHRYCLWHILNKFQDKLPPLTFRNYYQMIKDVIVNSSSPAEFDKTWEEVIRCSGLENNDWLTLMYEIRQRWVPLFFNHVFSAGMSSSQ; encoded by the exons atgaggGTCCTCACCTATACAATCCCCCAAGTGGGGGAAGAACGAAAACCACAGATTGGGATGGAATTTCCATCATTGGAGGAGGCCTTCGCGttctataatcaatatgcacGTGAATCCGGCTTTAGTGCAAGATTAGGCAATA cTGCTCAAGTTGACAGTGTAAAGGAAAGAGCACGTGGGGAAGTAAGGACTGGATGTAGGGCAAAACTATCACTTGTTAAAGAACAGACCGAGGCAAATTGGATTGTCACTAAATTCTtggaaagtcataatcatccactctcaacACCTTCGAAGGTGCATTTGCTCCACTCACATCGCCATGTTTCTGAAGCCAAGAAAGTTTTGACGCAGCAGTTTGCAGAAGCTAATATCCCAACTTGTCAACAAGTCCGATTATTGGAGATAGATTCCGGAGGCCCTGAGTTTCTAGGTTGCACGGAAtgggatattagaaactttgagagagagttaagggatgaacaaaagggaaTTGACGCTGAAACACTGATTGAGTTTTTTGCGACTGAGAAAGAGAAGAATCCCGGCTTTTTCTATGCTTATGAGATTGATTCAACAGGAAGATtcactaggtgtttctgggcggatcatgtatcaaggagggcATACAGCGTCTTTG gagttaatcatcatcatcaaagcatCGTATTCGGTTGTGCCTTtttaagtgatgagaaaactgagtcgtTTGTTTGGTTGCCTACAAAGTTCATTGAAGCAATGCCTAAAGGTCCACCAACTGTGATTATCACCGATCAAGATCCAGCGTTGATGAAGGCCATTGGCCAGGTTTTAcctcaaacagtgcatcgatattgtttgtggcacatactCAATAAATTTCAAGATAAATTACCCCCCTTGACTTTTCGCAACTACTATCAAATGATAAAGGATGTAATTGTTAACTCCTCATCCCCAGCCGAATTTGATAAGACATGGGAAGAAGTTATCAGGTGTTCTGGATTGGAGAACAATGATTGGTTAACATTGATGTATGAAATAAGACAAAGGTGGGTCCCAttattttttaaccatgttttttCTGCTGGAATGTCAAGCAGTCAGTGA